The following are encoded together in the Pithys albifrons albifrons isolate INPA30051 chromosome 5, PitAlb_v1, whole genome shotgun sequence genome:
- the USP46 gene encoding ubiquitin carboxyl-terminal hydrolase 46, translating to MTVRNIASICNMGTNASALEKDIGPEQFPINEHYFGLVNFGNTCYCNSVLQALYFCRPFRENVLSYKAQQKKKENLLTCLADLFHSIATQKKKVGVIPPKKFISRLRKENDLFDNYMQQDAHEFLNYLLNTIADILQEEKKQEKQNGKLKNGNMNEAEENNKQELTWVHEIFQGTLTNETRCLNCETVSSKDEDFLDLSVDVEQNTSITHCLRDFSNTETLCSEQKYYCETCCSKQEAQKRMRVKKLPMILALHLKRFKYMEQLHRYTKLSYRVVFPLELRLFNTSGDAVNLDRMYDLVAVVVHCGSGPNRGHYITIVKSHGFWLLFDDDIVEKIDAQAIEEFYGLTSDISKNSESGYILFYQSRE from the exons ATGACTGTCAGAAATATCGCCTCCATCTGTAATATG GGCACCAATGCCTCTGCTCTGGAAAAAGACATTGGCCCAGAGCAGTTTCCAATCAATGAACACTACTTTGGATTGGTCAAT TTTGGGAACACCTGCTACTGTAACTCCGTGCTGCAGGCATTGTATTTTTGTCGGCCATTTCGGGAAAATGTATTATCATACAAGGcccaacagaaaaagaaggaaaatctcTTGACTTGCCTGGCAGATCTTTTCCACAGTATTGCtactcagaagaaaaaagttggAGTTATTCCACCAAAGAAGTTCATATCAAGGTTACGAAAAGAGAACG ATCTCTTTGACAACTACATGCAGCAGGATGCACATGAGTTTTTAAATTACCTGCTCAACACCATTGCAGACATtttgcaggaggaaaagaaacaggaaaagcaaaatgggaaactgaaaaatggcaacATGAATGAAGCTGAAGAGAACAATAAACAAGAACTTACCTGGGTGCATGAAATTTTTCAGGGAACACTGACTAACGAAACTAGATGTTTGAACTGTGAAACC GTTAGTAGCAAAGATGAAGATTTTCTTGACCTTTCTGTTGATGTGGAGCAGAACACATCGATTACACACTGTCTAAG agaCTTCAGTAACACAGAGACATTATGTAGTGAACAGAAATACTACTGTGAAACTTGCTGCAGTAAACAGGAGGCACAGAAGAG GATGAGAGTGAAAAAACTGCCAATGATTCTTGCCTTACATCTCAAGAGATTCAAGTATATGGAGCAATTGCACAGGTATACTAAGCTGTCTTACCGTGTGGTGTTTCCTCTGGAGTTACGTCTCTTCAACACATCTGGCGATGCTGTCAACTTAGATCGGATGTACGACTTGGTAGCTGTTGTTGTTCACTGTGGCAG TGGACCGAATCGGGGGCATTATATTACTATTGTGAAAAGTCATGGATTTTGGCTCTTGTTTGATGATGACATTGTAGAG